The segment AGGAACTTTTACACAGCCTACATGCGCTCCCTCGCCGAGGAGAGCGGAAGGAACACGACGGCTGCCGTTAAGTTCGTGACCGAGGATTTAAGCCTCACACCCGAAGAAGCCCTTAAGGCCCATGTAATAGAGGTTGTAGCCGACGACGTTCCCGATCTTCTCAGGAAGGCCAACGGGATGAGGACGAAGCTCCCGGTCAAAGGAAAAGGTTACGTCGTTCTGGACTTCACGGATGTTCAGGTGAGGCACATCGGCAACTCCATAAGCGACGTCCTTATAAGCTACCTCTCCAACCCGGCCATAGCGTACATCCTTCTAAACGTCGGCATCCTCGGACTGATATTCGGCTTTCTGACTCCCGGCTGGCACGTTCCCGAGACAGTAGGGGCAATTCTCCTCGTCCTTGGTGTCGTGGGGCTTGGCTACTTTGGCTACAACACCGCAGGGGTTATACTGATTATTCTCGCCATGATATTCTTCATAGCCGAGGCCCTGACGCCGACCTTCGGGCTCTTCACGGTAGCAGGAGTGGCCAGCTTCATTATGGGGAGCCTCTTGCTCTTCGGTAAGGGGGGTGGGAGCATCTACCTCATAAACAGGGAGACGTTCTCCATGCTCAGGATAGCGATAATAGTTCTGGCCGTCCTGCTGGGCCTGTTCTTCCTCTTTGGTATGACGGCCGTCGTGAGGGCGCGCAGGAGAAAGCCCGAAACCGGGAAGGAGGAAATGATAGGGGCCGTTGGAAAGGTTGTTGAAGACCTCGACCCCGAGGGAGTTGTCAAGGTCAGGGGGGAGCTCTGGAAGGCGGTCTCCAAGACAGGGGAGATAATAAGGGTCGGGGAGACCGTAAAGGTTACCGGCATGAGGGGTCTCACCCTCATAGTTGAAAAAGCTGAAGGTGATGCCGAATGGCAGGAGTAGGTAGCGTGGTTTTGGGCATTATTTTGCTTTTTGTTTTGATTTTGCTTGCCAGCGCCATAAAGATAGTGAAGGAATACGAGAGGGCAGTGATATTCAGGCTCGGTAGGGTCGTCGGTGCCAGAGGCCCGGGACTGTTCTTCATCATACCCATATTCGAGAAGGCCGTTATAGTCGACCTCCGTACCAGGGTTCTCGACGTTCCTGTTCAGGAGACCATAACCAAGGACAACGTTCCGGTGAGGGTTAACGCGGTCGTTTACTTCCGCGTCGTCGATCCGGTCAAGGCCGTTACTCAGGTAGCGAACTACATAATGGCGACCAGCCAGATAGCGCAGACGACCCTGAGAAGCGTCATAGGTCAGGCACACCTCGACGAACTCCTGAGCGAGAGGGAGAAGCTCAACCTACAGCTCCAGAAGATAATCGATGAGGCCACCGACCCATGGGGGATAAAGGTTACAACTGTGGAGATAAAGGACGTCGAACTGCCTGCTGGAATGCAGAGAGCCATGGCGAAGCAGGCAGAAGCGGAGCGTGAGAGAAGGGCAAGGATTCTCCTTGCCGAGGCCGAGAGGCAAGCAGCTGAGAAGCTCAGGGAAGCTGCCGAGATCATCAGCGAGCACCCGATGGCACTACAGCTCAGAACGCTCCAGACGATAAGCGACGTCGCCAGCGACAAGAGCAACGTCATAATCCTGCCACTTCCGATGGAGATGCTCAAGCTCTTCAAGAGCGTCGGGGAAGCGGCTGAAACATACAAGAAAAAGGCCGAGTCCAAAAAGAACGGTGAGACCCATTGAGTTCATTTCCTCCTTTACTTCTTTTGCAAAACAACCGCAAAAGATAAAAGGAGGTTTTCACTAAGGAACACACACGGCGGTTGTATAATGAAGGAAACGTATCTAAAGGTCACTGTTAAATGAGGAGGTGTCGGCTTTGGAGGGACGTTCGATAGTTTTTGCCTCAGGAAAAGGTGGAACGGGTAAAACCACGACCGTTGCAAACCTCGGTGTTGCTCTAGCGCAGTTTGGCAAGGAGGTAATCCTTCTTGATGCGGACATAACCATGGCAAACCTCAGCCTTGTCCTTGGAATGGAGGATATACCAACGACGCTCCACGATGTCCTCGCTGGTGAGGCTGATCTCAAAGATGCCATCTACGAGGGGCCGGCAGGCGTTAAGGTCATACCCGGTGGCCTCAGCCTTGAGAAAGTAAAGAAGGCCAAGCCCGAGAGGCTCAGGGAGCTCATCAGGGAGATAAGCCAGCTGGCTGACTTCATCCTGATCGACGCTCCTGCGGGCCTTGAGATGACGTCGGTTACAGCCCTCCTCATAGGCAAGGAGCTGATAATAGTCACCAACCCTGAGATTTCAGCCATAACCGACTCCCTCAAGACAAAGCTCATCGCCGAGAAGCTCGGAACCCTTCCGCTCGGTGCAGTTCTCAACAGGGTAACCAACGAGAAGACCGAGCTCACCAAGGAGGAGATAGAGGCCATCTTGGAGGTTCCGGTTCTGGCGATGATTCCCGAGGATCCCGAGGTCAAGAGGGCCAGCGCTTACGGTGTCCCGCTCGTCATAAAGAACCCGACCAGTCCAGCGGCTATAGCAATCAAACAGCTCGCGGCAAAGCTCGCGGGTATCAAGTGGAAGCCCCCCGAACCGGAGAGTCCGATAAAGAGGGTTTTCAAAGCGATTTTCGGAGGGAAGAGATGATGGCCGAGGTAATTCTCTACGGCATCATCATAATCCTCCTGATTTTAGTGATAGTTCTACTAATGCTGTACCTCTCTGCCAGGAACAACCCGTATTACGTGGTCTACGACGAGGAGACCAAGAACGCCCTCAAGAGGCGTGTTCTCTCCCTCAAGGACGAGCTAGAAGGCGAGCTGGAGGAGTTTGACGTCGAGGACTGGGAAAGGGCCCTCGAAGAGTCTATAGACGAAGAAGTCAAGAACCTCTGACCCTCTTTTCAACCTTCTTGTTACTAAACGTTTTTGTGGCGTTAAATTTTAAAATCTCTTCTACATGACTATATCTCGGGTGGGGGCGCCATGAGAGTGAAGCTGGGTTATAAAGACAGGCTTGTCGAACTCGATAATGATAAGCTCTACGTCTTTGACGGCAGGCTCTACAGCGCCCCCCTCAGGGAGGTCGTCTCGTATTACCTGAGCGGTACGGCTGTCCTGCCTGAGGTAATAAAGTCAATCGCCTCGGATATCGTGCGGTTCCTTATTCAGACTGGGGAGCTTGAGTGGTTCTCAAGCGCACGGGCCCAGTACGGCGAGATTTCCGAGTAATTTTTACACCATTTTGATGAGCATCGTCACTGTTCTTGGGTTCTTTAGTCCCGTTTCCTGCGAAAACTTTTAAGTATCCTTTTTTCAAGAAAGAGAATCCACGGAGGTGATTAGATGAAGGCCCGGATTAAACTGTTAGACGTCTTGAGCGGCAGGTACTCGGTCCTTATAAATGAGGAGGACGCAAGAGAGGCTAAACTCCACCCGGACGACCTCGTAAAGCTCGAAGCGGGCAAGAAGACTGTCTATGGAAGCGTTTTGATAAGCAACCTGATGGGGAGGGGAGAGATAGGGATAAGCAGAGACATTCTAGAGCTCCACAACTTCTCAGAGGGAGAAACCGTCAACGTAATCCCCGCGGGAACCCCCGAGAGCGTCAGGTACATAAAAAAGAAGATGCACGGGGAAAAGCTGAGGAAGGTTGAAATCGAGTCGATAGTCAGGGACATAGTTGATAGAAAGCTCAGGGATATTGAAATAAGCGCTTTCGTTACGTCCCTCGAAATCAATGGGCTTGACATGGACGAGATCGCGGCCCTTACGATAGCCATGGCCGAGACCGGTGACATGCTCGACATAGACAGGAAGCCGATAATGGATGTCCACAGCATTGGTGGCGTGCCGGGTAACAAGACCAACATCCTCGTGGTTCCAATCGTCGCGGCAACCGGACTGACAATCCCTAAAACCAGTTCGAGGGCCATAACGAGCGCCGCCGGGACGGCTGATGTCGTCGAGGTGTTTGCCAACGTCACCTTCACCCTTGACGAGATAAAGAGGATAGTCGAGAAAGTGGGTGCGTGCCTCGTCTGGGGAGGGGCCTTAAACCTCGCTCCAGCGGATGACATAACGATAAAGTCCGAGCGCGCGCTGAGCGTTGATCCCCCCGGACTGATGCTGGCGAGCATAATGTCAAAGAAGTACGCGATGGGAAGCCAGTACGTTCTCATCGACATACCCACCGGGAAGGGCGTAAAGGTCGAGACGATAGATGAGGCGAGGGCCCTTGCGAGGGACTTCATAGAGCTCGGCAAGAGACTCGGGCAGTACGTTGAGGTGGCGATAACCTACGGTGGCCAGCCGATTGGCCACACGGTCGGCCCGGCCCTTGAGGCCAGGGAGGCCCTCTCGGCGCTCCAGAGCGGTAAGGGACCGGGAAGCCTCATAGAGAAGGCAACCGGACTGGCGGGAATCCTCCTTGAGATGGGTGGAGTTGCCCCCGCAGGGATGGGCAAGAAGATGGCGAAGGAAATCCTGCAGAGCGGTAAGGCATGGGAGAAGATGCGGGAGATAATCGAAGCCCAGGGAGGAAACCCGGACATAAAGCCGGAGGAGATACCCATTGGGGACAAGACCTACACCTTCACCGCTCCGACCAGTGGCTACGTGACGGGGATAGACAACAGAGCCATAACCGCCATAGCGAGGGCAGCTGGAGCCCCGGAGGACAAGGGAGCAGGACTGGAGCTCTACGTCAAGGTAGGTGAGAAGGTCAGGGAGGGCGACCCGCTCTTCACAATCTACGCCGAGCACGAGGCCAGGCTTGATCAGGCAATAGTCCTTGCCAGGAGAACTGAGCCGATAAAAATAGAGGGAATGGTTCTCCAGCGAATCGGCAACATTTAACGGCTTTTCAGCCCCTTTAACTTTTCCAGGAATTCCTCCCTTGAGAGGCATTCTTCGCCGCGCTTCAGCTTGACCGCCGCTATCTTGTAGTTGCCCCGGCCCACGAACCTGCAGACTTTGTCTGGCTCATCGACGAGCCTTGCAACGGCGTAAGTTGTTCCGTCAGCCTCTATGTAGTCTATCACCGTGTCCCTGAAGCCAGTAAAGATGACCACGCACTTTCGAGATGGATTGAATGGCTTCAAGTCTTCGTCGATTGGAGGCAACTCCTTGACAACGCATTCTTCCGGAAAGTTGCCGGCCTTTATGCGTTTTATCAGTTCGGGCATCTCACCAGTTCGCTCGAACCTCTCCAGCTCCTCCCCGCTTACATCCACGGGCCTCATCGAGTAGCATAAGACATTCTCGTCGTGGTACATCAGGTAGGTTCCGTCCCTCAGAAACATGAAGGCTATCCTCTCCCTCGGCAGGTCGAAGATGTAGCCTGCTTTGCTCTTCTTGACGCTGTACATCGAACCACCCCCTTGAGAGGCTTATAACCATAACTCAGGTCTGGCCTTTGACCTTCTCGACCACGTGGATGCCCTCTATCCTCGTGACCGGGTATTGGCCCTTCTCGTCCTTCTCCACCGCTTTGACCATATCCCATATCGTAAGCAGTGCCACGCTCACCCCGGTCAAAGCCTCCATCTCGACGCCGGTTTTGTATGTCGCGCGAACCTCACAGGTTGCCTCAATGTAATCATCCCCAAACTCAAAGGTAATATCGACCCCGGTAAGGGGTATCGGGTGGCAGAGGGGTATCAGCTCCGGCGTCTTCTTTACCGCAAGAATTCCCGCTATCTGGGCCGTCGCTATGACGTTGCCCTTTTTCGTCCTTCCGGATTTTATCAGTTCTATCGTCTCCGGCTTCAGGTAAATCCTGCCCTTTGCGATTGCCTTCCTAAAAACTTCTCTCTTGTGCCCGACCTCAACCATCTTGACGCCCCTTTCGTCGACGTGCGTGAGCTCCATCCTCTTCACCGACCCAACTTCTCCAAAACCCTTAAAAGCACTATCCGTTCGAAGTATAATTCAGATTTGTAGTTATTTTAACTACTCGATGAGGTGTCAGTGATGGGCGAGGCGATAACGATTGAAGGCCTCACCAAGTCGTACGGGAAGTTTAAAGCCGTTGACAACCTGAGCTTCACCGTTGAAGAGGGTGAGGTCTTCGGTTTCCTCGGTCCGAATGGGGCCGGGAAGACTACAACGATTCTCAGCATGCTGGGAATAATCATACCCGATAGCGGAACCATTAGGATTCTCGGAATGGACGTTATGAGGGAGCCAATAAGGGTTAAGGAGCGTATAGGCTACCTCCCCGAGAACGCCACCGTTTACGGTGAGCTTACGGCATGGAAAAACCTGGAGTTCTTTGCGAACTTCTACGGGATGGGAAAATCGGAGAGGGACGAGAGGATAACCCGAGCCCTTAAGATGGTTGGTCTCTGGGATGTGCGCTATAGGGCCGTAAAAACCTTCTCCAAGGGGATGAAGCAGAGGCTTCTTCTGGCACAGACTCTCATCAATGATCCGGAACTCCTCATACTCGACGAGCCGACGAGCGGTCTCGACCCCGCGGGAGTTCACCTCGTGAAGGAGGTTATAAGGGATTTCCGGGGGGAGGGGAAGACCGTCTTCTTCTCAAGCCACGTCCTTAGCGAGGTCGAGGAGCTCAGTGACAGGGTTGGCATAATAGTTGGGGGAAAGCTTAAGGCCATTGGGCCTCTGAGGGAGATAAAGAGGCAGTTCATGGGTTTGGAGGGCTTCGAGATAATAGTTGAAACCAGGGAGGAACTGCCGGAGCTTGAGCACGAGGATATAACGGAGATAAGGCGCGTGGCCCCCAACAGGGCCATAATTTTCGCCCGCTCTGATATTAGGGGATGGCTCTCACGTTATCTTGCCTCAAAGGGAGTAACCATAATCAGTCTTGAAATCAAGGAGCCGAGTCTTGAGGATGTGTTCCTGAAGACAATTTACGGGAGGAGAGAGAAATGAAGCGTTTTGTTGCTTTACTGCTCGTTTCTCTGGCTTTAGTGCAGCTCGCTGGCGCTCAGCCCTACGTGACAGTCTTTGAGGACAGGCTTTCTCCGGGGCAGGCCCTTGAGGTGGGGAATTACACGGTAACCCTGGTGCAGTCCGTCAATGGAAGTCCCTACCTCATTCTGAAAAGCGGGGACAGAGTGCTGGAGCTTAAACCCTTCGTCTTCGGCTCGACCATGGAGAGTGACGGCGTTAGAATAGTCATGGGGAGCTACACTTCCCAGGGAGGCTTCCTTATAGTTTCCGTCAGGGCGAGGTTCGTTACGTCGCTCAAACCCGAGGTCGGGGCGAGGGTAAGCTTCAACGGAACCACGGTCGAGGTTATCGCCATTGGGAACGACACCGTCAGCGTCTCCGTAAACGGCATTACAAAGAGCCTTGTGGTAAACGGGAGCGCCGTTGTCGGTACGGTTGCCCTCGAATACGATGGAAAGGCCATCAGAGTTTACAAGGTTCCCCGTATCGCCAGGGTGGAAACCGCCGAATACTCGGTATTCTATCCGTACAGGGACGTAAGGGTCTCGGGGGCCTTTGACGTGCCGGTTACCGTGACGAGCCTTACTGAGAAAGAGCTGACGCTAAAGCTGGAAGTCCTAACTCTCCCGCCCGGCTGGAAAGCGAGCTTCCTCTACGGTGGCGTTGAGGTCTCAGAGATAACCCTTCCTCCGAGGGGAACAATCTCGCTGACCCTCCACGTTGAGCCCTCCGGCAGTGGAACCATCGAGTTCTCGGTCGGGAACGTCGTCGGGAGCATCCACGTGGAAAGCGAGGGTGTTGAGGTTTCGATTCCGTACCTCAGCCTTGAGGCCGAGGCCGGGAGTGTCCTTAAGATTCCAGTCTCATTCCTTGGAAGCGGGCTGGTTGAGTTCTCCCCCGGGAACCTGTCTCCGGGCTGGGAGGTTTACCTGATCAGTGAAGGCTACAGGCTCAGGAGCTTCAAGGTCAAGGGGAGCTTCCCCGCCAGCCTTGTTGTGGCAATTCCAAGGAACGCGACGCTTGGGGATCACAGGGTAAGCTTTCTCATCAACGGGAAGACCTACGGCATTGACGTTTA is part of the Thermococcus sp. genome and harbors:
- a CDS encoding nodulation protein NfeD yields the protein MRKEPLLLLILIALILAPSVQGAKKVVYVAKVEGTITEYTADQFQRYIDIAERNNAEALIIELNTPGGLGDAMMRIVSEIQNSSVPVIIYVYPRGAIAASAGTYIAMGSHLIAMAPATSIGACEPILGYSQNGSIVRAPEKIRNFYTAYMRSLAEESGRNTTAAVKFVTEDLSLTPEEALKAHVIEVVADDVPDLLRKANGMRTKLPVKGKGYVVLDFTDVQVRHIGNSISDVLISYLSNPAIAYILLNVGILGLIFGFLTPGWHVPETVGAILLVLGVVGLGYFGYNTAGVILIILAMIFFIAEALTPTFGLFTVAGVASFIMGSLLLFGKGGGSIYLINRETFSMLRIAIIVLAVLLGLFFLFGMTAVVRARRRKPETGKEEMIGAVGKVVEDLDPEGVVKVRGELWKAVSKTGEIIRVGETVKVTGMRGLTLIVEKAEGDAEWQE
- a CDS encoding slipin family protein — encoded protein: MAGVGSVVLGIILLFVLILLASAIKIVKEYERAVIFRLGRVVGARGPGLFFIIPIFEKAVIVDLRTRVLDVPVQETITKDNVPVRVNAVVYFRVVDPVKAVTQVANYIMATSQIAQTTLRSVIGQAHLDELLSEREKLNLQLQKIIDEATDPWGIKVTTVEIKDVELPAGMQRAMAKQAEAERERRARILLAEAERQAAEKLREAAEIISEHPMALQLRTLQTISDVASDKSNVIILPLPMEMLKLFKSVGEAAETYKKKAESKKNGETH
- the minD gene encoding cell division ATPase MinD, with product MEGRSIVFASGKGGTGKTTTVANLGVALAQFGKEVILLDADITMANLSLVLGMEDIPTTLHDVLAGEADLKDAIYEGPAGVKVIPGGLSLEKVKKAKPERLRELIREISQLADFILIDAPAGLEMTSVTALLIGKELIIVTNPEISAITDSLKTKLIAEKLGTLPLGAVLNRVTNEKTELTKEEIEAILEVPVLAMIPEDPEVKRASAYGVPLVIKNPTSPAAIAIKQLAAKLAGIKWKPPEPESPIKRVFKAIFGGKR
- a CDS encoding AMP phosphorylase — encoded protein: MKARIKLLDVLSGRYSVLINEEDAREAKLHPDDLVKLEAGKKTVYGSVLISNLMGRGEIGISRDILELHNFSEGETVNVIPAGTPESVRYIKKKMHGEKLRKVEIESIVRDIVDRKLRDIEISAFVTSLEINGLDMDEIAALTIAMAETGDMLDIDRKPIMDVHSIGGVPGNKTNILVVPIVAATGLTIPKTSSRAITSAAGTADVVEVFANVTFTLDEIKRIVEKVGACLVWGGALNLAPADDITIKSERALSVDPPGLMLASIMSKKYAMGSQYVLIDIPTGKGVKVETIDEARALARDFIELGKRLGQYVEVAITYGGQPIGHTVGPALEAREALSALQSGKGPGSLIEKATGLAGILLEMGGVAPAGMGKKMAKEILQSGKAWEKMREIIEAQGGNPDIKPEEIPIGDKTYTFTAPTSGYVTGIDNRAITAIARAAGAPEDKGAGLELYVKVGEKVREGDPLFTIYAEHEARLDQAIVLARRTEPIKIEGMVLQRIGNI
- the moaC gene encoding cyclic pyranopterin monophosphate synthase MoaC; amino-acid sequence: MELTHVDERGVKMVEVGHKREVFRKAIAKGRIYLKPETIELIKSGRTKKGNVIATAQIAGILAVKKTPELIPLCHPIPLTGVDITFEFGDDYIEATCEVRATYKTGVEMEALTGVSVALLTIWDMVKAVEKDEKGQYPVTRIEGIHVVEKVKGQT
- a CDS encoding ABC transporter ATP-binding protein; the protein is MGEAITIEGLTKSYGKFKAVDNLSFTVEEGEVFGFLGPNGAGKTTTILSMLGIIIPDSGTIRILGMDVMREPIRVKERIGYLPENATVYGELTAWKNLEFFANFYGMGKSERDERITRALKMVGLWDVRYRAVKTFSKGMKQRLLLAQTLINDPELLILDEPTSGLDPAGVHLVKEVIRDFRGEGKTVFFSSHVLSEVEELSDRVGIIVGGKLKAIGPLREIKRQFMGLEGFEIIVETREELPELEHEDITEIRRVAPNRAIIFARSDIRGWLSRYLASKGVTIISLEIKEPSLEDVFLKTIYGRREK
- a CDS encoding NEW3 domain-containing protein yields the protein MKRFVALLLVSLALVQLAGAQPYVTVFEDRLSPGQALEVGNYTVTLVQSVNGSPYLILKSGDRVLELKPFVFGSTMESDGVRIVMGSYTSQGGFLIVSVRARFVTSLKPEVGARVSFNGTTVEVIAIGNDTVSVSVNGITKSLVVNGSAVVGTVALEYDGKAIRVYKVPRIARVETAEYSVFYPYRDVRVSGAFDVPVTVTSLTEKELTLKLEVLTLPPGWKASFLYGGVEVSEITLPPRGTISLTLHVEPSGSGTIEFSVGNVVGSIHVESEGVEVSIPYLSLEAEAGSVLKIPVSFLGSGLVEFSPGNLSPGWEVYLISEGYRLRSFKVKGSFPASLVVAIPRNATLGDHRVSFLINGKTYGIDVYVYKTYLGQPARLTVILTDESGNPVRGWVAVGDKNITVSPSGSAVFELKPGEYTVRAGCEGCSQAVERVKLSDGEEKTLKIELQRAEYYFKAELSQEIVTARPGVSASTQITITNLGSKADEYRITVEGLPEGWSYFISQDPRGASPLGSVKVESGGSATVYLIITPPFNVESGDVDVKVIVSGRSLERTLPLRIHVENPASLTLNVDTPLLTVRAGGTTATNLWVDSDGTVTNVKFSVQAPNGWDVEVIPQTIPRVGAEMQGNVIVSRGPVKAEVRIRVPKSTPAGTYTVTITAAGDQAKAQTVITVRVTQGSSGAWIGITLLLVAFGIVVWLMRRVGRR